In Engraulis encrasicolus isolate BLACKSEA-1 chromosome 24, IST_EnEncr_1.0, whole genome shotgun sequence, a single genomic region encodes these proteins:
- the pla2g4f.1 gene encoding cytosolic phospholipase A2 zeta gives MLISSHPEDIMSKCITHVEVVPYWKLAVTVLRAELNHSYDYLSASDCYVILKLPTSSARSHRTKTVSNSSRPEWSETFHFRIQSHIKNVLELQVYDEDPFNPDDLCSVILFDVSNLKLAEKQTQMFVLNHTTKDKLWVEFEMVASAEEPGRYLSNGVLMAAPLSILDVTTNSMGRAIQTLILMLRGAYREEHVLTSDLKNPLRYFINKDLETELKLQGVEEVQQLNLSYLDSAKHDVKMSVGQDVVDLELKSEEGSKGELLLRLDFAIPSEEKSFLEKRKEVVGKALQKLLGLSTPPDREKVPLVGVVCSGGGTRAMTGTYGSLKGLQTLGILDAVSYITGVSGSTWAMATLYQDSDWSHKDIGLVSEPMKREMPGRYQDILSSELLSYYMKEMGEKEERGFLVSYIDMWGLAIEHLIWGQKCDATLSDQKMALSEGQNPLPIYTAVNMKTRDDITEAEWCEFTPFEVGFPKYGAFVPTEAFGSEYFLGYLMKSLPEMRLAFLIGIWSSVFSINLTDVWSTLTGSLPSWIGGDTVRTETDNHPSTLDTLMIKPATDMVESITSFFTARPIITQMYNFMRGLALHWNYNTNNGFTIGQEGHPDAFPNQMTPADPTLNLVDAGFYCNIGMPPVLQDHRCMDLILSLDYTWTSNPQEFGELRKAQQYCKDHRLPFPEIDFRALEKEPLKEVYVFEDEKNPKAPIVVHFPMVNDTFREFKAPGVKRGEDEMTLGDVDFDKYFTTNLTYEPKDFQKLMDLSEYNVLNNRDTLLSALGRAMHRMQR, from the exons ATGCTCATATCGTCTCACCCTGAAGACATCATGTCCAAG TGTATCACTCATGTTGAGGTTGTGCCTTATTGGAAGCTCGCGGTGACTGTCCTGCGAGCTGAACTGAATCACTCCTACGACTATC TGTCTGCATCCGACTGCTATGTGATCCTGAAGCTTCCCACGTCTTCTGCGCGCTCACACCGCACTAAGACCGTGTCCAACAGCAGCAGACCTGAATGGAGCGAGACCTTCCACTTCCGCATCCAGAGCCACATCAAG AATGTTCTGGAGCTGCAAGTGTATGATGAAGATCCTTTCAATCCAGATGACCTCTGCTCCGTCATCCTGTTCGATGTCAGCAATCTCAAGTTGGCCGAGAAGCAGACCCAAATGTTTGTCTTGAATCACACG ACAAAAGACAAGTTGTGGgttgaatttgaaatggtggccaG TGCAGAGGAACCAGGACGGTACCTGTCCAATGGAGTCCTAATG GCTGCACCACTATCTATTTTGGATGTGACAACAAACAGCATGGGAAGAG CAATCCAAACTCTAATACTAATGCTGAGGGGAGCGTATAGAGAGGAACATGTACTCACTTCTGACCTCAAAAATCCTTTACGCTACTTCATTAACAAAGACCTGGAGACCGAACTCAAATTGCAG GGCGTGGAGGAAGTTCAACAACTCAACCTTTCATATCTGGACAGTGCCAAACATGACGTGAAAATGTCTGTAGGACAG GACGTTGTTGACCTGGAACTGAAGAGTGAGGAAGG GTCAAAGGGGGAGCTGCTTTTGCGTTTGGACTTTGCCATTCCCTCAGAGGAGAAGAGCTTcctggagaagaggaaggaggtggTGGGGAAAGCCTTACAGAAACTCCTGGGCCTCAGCACCCCTCCAGACAGAGAGAAG GTTCCACTGGTGGGTGTGGTTTGCTCAGGAGGCGGGACCAGGGCGATGACGGGCACCTATGGGAGTCTGAAGGGTCTGCAGACCCTGGGGATCCTGGATGCTGTCAGCTACATCACTGGAGTGTCAGGATCCACATG GGCCATGGCAACTCTGTACCAGGATTCTGATTGGTCCCACAAGGATATCGGTTTGGTCAGCGAGCCAATGAAGCGAGAGATGCCTGGGAGGTATCAGGACATTCTGTCCTCTGAGCTGCTCAGCTATTATATGAAGGAAATGggcgagaaagaggagaggggcttCCTGGTGTCCTATATCGACATGTGGGGCCTGGCCATCGAACACCTCATCTGGGGACAG AAATGTGACGCTACCCTCTCGGACCAGAAGATGGCATTGTCAGAGGGACAGAATCCTCTGCCCATATACACGGCAGTTAACATGAAGACCAGGGATGACATCACAGAAGCTG AGTGGTGTGAATTTACTCCGTTTGAAGTCGGTTTCCCCAAGTACGGTGCGTTTGTGCCAACTGAGGCCTTTGGCAGTGAGTACTTCCTTGGTTATCTGATGAAAAGCCTTCCCGAGATGCGCCTGGCTTTCCTGATAG GAATATGGAGCAGTGTTTTCTCCATCAACCTCACGGATGTGTGGAGCACCCTTACAGGTTCTCTTCCATCTTGGATAGGTGGCGACACCGTCAGGACAG agacagacaaccaCCCATCCACTCTGGACACCCTGATGATCAAGCCGGCCACTGACATGGTAGAGAGCATCACCAGTTTCTTCACCGCTCGGCCAATAATCACCCAGATGTATAACTTCATGCGCGGCCTCGCTCTCCACTGGAATTACAACACCAACAATGGCTTCACCATTGGACAAG AGGGGCATCCTGATGCCTTTCCAAACCAGATGACGCCTGCAGACCCGACCCTGAACCTGGTGGACGCTGGTTTCTACTGCAACATCGGCATGCCCCCCGTGCTCCAAGACCACCGATGCATGGACCTCATCTTGTCCCTCGATTACACCTGGACCAGTAATCCTCAGGAGTTTGGG gAGTTGAGGAAAGCCCAACAGTACTGCAAAGACCACAGACTGCCGTTCCCCGAAATTGACTTCCGCGCTTTGGAAAAGGAGCCTTTGAAGGAGGTGTACGTGTTTGAGGATGAGAAGAACCCCAAAGCTCCCATCGTGGTCCACTTCCCCATGGTCAATGACACCTTCAGGGAGTTCAAAGCCCCAG GTgtcaaaagaggagaggatgaaatgaCCCTAGGTGACGTGGACTTTGACAAGTACTTCACCACAAACCTGACCTATGAGCCCAAAGACTTCCAGAAGCTGATGGACCTCTCAGAATACAACGTCCTTAACAACCGGGACACGCTGCTTTCGGCTCTGGGAAGGGCAATGCATCGAATGCAGAGATAG